A window from Setaria italica strain Yugu1 chromosome VIII, Setaria_italica_v2.0, whole genome shotgun sequence encodes these proteins:
- the LOC101763480 gene encoding uncharacterized protein LOC101763480, with amino-acid sequence MEGKRTTALMVIMCLVILSLNVNPATAAQCSCCVSARAKACCFACITAGGSDSLCKNTCCFPCVLSDSVAAKMEEMAVLAKMEEAGQA; translated from the exons ATGGAGGGAAAGAGGACTACCGCTTTGATGGTGATCATGTGCCTGGTCATCTTGAGCCTCAATGTTAACCCGGCCACCGCGGCACAGTGCAGCTGCTGCGTATCCGCCCGGGCAAAAGCATGTTGTTTTGCTTGTATTACTGCAGGTGGCTCCGACTCACTCTGCAAGAACACTTGCTGTTTCCCATGTGTTCTGTCCGATTCTG TTGCTGCTAAGATGGAAGAAATGGCAGTGCTTGCTAAGATGGAAGAAGCTGGACAAGCCTAA
- the LOC101764287 gene encoding uncharacterized protein LOC101764287, which yields MEGKRTTALMVIMCLVILSLNVNPATAAQCSCCVSARAKACCFACITAGGSDSLCKNTCCFPCVLSDSVAAKMEEMAVLAKMEEAGQA from the exons ATGGAGGGAAAGAGGACTACCGCTTTGATGGTGATCATGTGCCTGGTCATCTTGAGCCTCAATGTTAACCCGGCCACCGCGGCACAGTGCAGCTGCTGCGTATCCGCCCGGGCAAAAGCATGTTGTTTTGCTTGTATTACTGCAGGTGGCTCCGACTCACTCTGCAAGAACACTTGCTGTTTCCCATGTGTTCTGTCCGATTCTG TTGCTGCTAAGATGGAAGAAATGGCAGTGCTTGCTAAGATGGAAGAAGCTGGACAGGCCTAA
- the LOC101764691 gene encoding uncharacterized protein LOC101764691, with product MEGKRTTALMVIVCLVILSLNVNPATAAQCSCCVSARAKACCFACITAGGSDSLCKNTCCFPCVLSDSVAAKMEEMAVLAKMEEAGQA from the exons ATGGAGGGAAAGAGGACTACCGCTTTGATGGTGATCGTGTGCCTGGTCATCTTGAGCCTCAATGTTAACCCGGCCACCGCGGCACAGTGCAGCTGCTGCGTATCCGCCCGGGCAAAAGCATGTTGTTTTGCTTGTATTACTGCAGGTGGCTCCGACTCACTCTGCAAGAACACTTGCTGTTTCCCATGTGTTCTGTCCGATTCTG TTGCTGCTAAGATGGAAGAAATGGCAGTGCTTGCTAAGATGGAAGAAGCTGGACAAGCCTAA